CTGCCGCATCAGAATTTTTTGTCCGATGCATTTGTGAGTTCCGCAGCCCATTGATTCTCTGAATAAAGGAAGTCCAATCATGAAGGTGGTCATTCTGGCGGGTGGACTGGGTACCCGATTAAGCGAAGAAACCTCGCTTCGTCCAAAGCCAATGGTTGAAATTGGCGGGAAACCCATTTTGTGGCACATCATGAAGATGTACTCTCATTACGGCATTTATGATTTTATAATCTGTTGTGGCTACAAGGGGTATATTATCAAGGAGTATTTTGCCAACTATTTTCTCCATATGTCTGATGTCACCTTTGACATGCGCTCAAACCAGATGCATGTTCATCACATGCGTGCTGAACCCTGGACCGTCACCCTGGTTGATACGGGTGACACCTCCATGACCGGTGGCCGATTGCGTCGTGTGGCCGAGTATGTGAAAGACGAAGAGGCATTTTGTTTTACTTATGGTGACGGGGTTGGTGATATCGAT
This sequence is a window from Magnetococcales bacterium. Protein-coding genes within it:
- the rfbF gene encoding glucose-1-phosphate cytidylyltransferase, which gives rise to MKVVILAGGLGTRLSEETSLRPKPMVEIGGKPILWHIMKMYSHYGIYDFIICCGYKGYIIKEYFANYFLHMSDVTFDMRSNQMHVHHMRAEPWTVTLVDTGDTSMTGGRLRRVAEYVKDEEAFCFTYGDGVGDIDIGELIAFHRSHGKAATLTATYPPGRFGALDIQNRQVRSFKEKPKGDGALINGGFFVLSPKVLTYLEDDSTIWEQKPLMQLAIDGELMAYPHYGYWQPMDTLHDKQTLEKLWAGGNAPWKKWD